One window from the genome of Moorena sp. SIOASIH encodes:
- a CDS encoding RtcB family protein yields MGCFTGDTLVPLADGKSYSLQALASSQREIIVYSCTQTGKIVPAKATAKLTRRNQLLLKVVLDNSEEIKCTPDHRFMLRDGSYREARDLKPGTSLMPFYSQTDKDGYTLIQQPYSGRWQKADGIISPTDIPASDIPSSELLESQFSGTVPSFPRPRTVIDHHKVDPAEHRSSNLVGGANHKVVNILPLQERQDVYCLTVPEYHNFALTAGVFVHNCGMSAIKTPFVADQLEGKLKKIRLEIEAAIPVGFEQNTDIEKAVVNWQGWRDFKELHPGVQRLDGKSMKQLGSLGGGNHFIELCLDTENQVWLMLHSGSRHIGNQLAKCHINTAKELAKLAHTHLPDRDLAYFVAGTPEFAAYWRDLQWAQNYARYNRDIMMARFKGIVEKHLAGGKSFKPLLSVNCHHNYAEKEVHFSEEVYVTRKGAVRARTDDYGIIPGSMGAKSFIVKGKGNHDSYCSCAHGAGRLMSRTKAKKQFTVDDLVEQTKGVECRKDKDVIDEIPGAYKPIDQVMANQSDLVEVVATLKQVVCVKG; encoded by the coding sequence ATTGGTTGTTTTACAGGTGATACCCTCGTTCCCTTGGCTGATGGCAAATCTTACTCACTCCAAGCACTAGCCAGCAGTCAGCGAGAAATTATTGTCTACTCCTGCACACAAACCGGAAAAATCGTCCCGGCTAAGGCTACAGCCAAATTAACCCGCCGTAACCAACTACTCTTAAAGGTCGTTCTCGACAACTCAGAAGAAATTAAATGTACTCCCGATCATCGATTCATGCTCAGGGATGGTAGTTACCGGGAAGCCCGTGACCTCAAACCAGGGACATCCTTGATGCCTTTCTACTCCCAAACCGATAAAGATGGTTACACCTTAATCCAGCAACCCTATTCTGGAAGATGGCAAAAGGCAGATGGGATTATCTCTCCCACTGATATCCCTGCCTCTGATATCCCTTCCTCTGAATTGTTAGAATCTCAATTCTCAGGAACAGTACCATCTTTTCCACGTCCGAGAACAGTCATTGACCACCATAAGGTTGATCCTGCGGAGCATCGAAGCTCAAATCTGGTAGGGGGGGCAAATCACAAAGTCGTCAATATCTTACCACTTCAGGAAAGACAAGATGTCTACTGCCTAACCGTGCCAGAGTATCATAACTTTGCCTTGACCGCTGGTGTGTTTGTTCACAACTGTGGCATGTCTGCCATCAAAACCCCTTTTGTGGCAGACCAATTGGAGGGCAAGCTCAAGAAGATTCGCTTGGAAATTGAAGCAGCTATTCCCGTTGGCTTTGAGCAAAACACAGATATCGAGAAAGCAGTGGTAAACTGGCAAGGCTGGCGTGATTTTAAGGAACTTCATCCAGGTGTGCAACGGCTAGATGGAAAATCCATGAAACAGCTGGGGTCCCTTGGTGGTGGCAATCATTTCATTGAATTGTGTCTTGATACCGAAAACCAAGTGTGGCTGATGCTACACTCCGGTTCACGGCATATTGGTAATCAGCTAGCTAAGTGCCACATTAATACCGCTAAAGAATTAGCAAAGCTGGCACATACTCACCTTCCTGACCGAGATTTAGCATACTTTGTCGCAGGAACCCCTGAATTTGCTGCCTACTGGCGGGATTTGCAATGGGCGCAAAACTATGCCCGTTACAATCGCGATATCATGATGGCTCGCTTCAAGGGAATTGTTGAGAAACATCTGGCTGGTGGTAAGTCGTTCAAGCCCTTGTTATCAGTTAACTGCCATCACAACTATGCCGAGAAAGAAGTGCATTTCTCCGAAGAAGTTTATGTCACTCGAAAAGGAGCAGTGCGAGCTCGTACCGACGACTATGGTATCATCCCTGGTTCCATGGGGGCAAAGTCTTTCATTGTTAAAGGTAAAGGCAATCATGACAGCTACTGCAGCTGTGCTCATGGTGCTGGTCGTTTGATGTCTCGCACCAAAGCAAAAAAGCAGTTCACCGTTGATGATTTAGTTGAGCAAACTAAAGGTGTTGAGTGCCGTAAAGATAAGGACGTTATCGATGAAATCCCAGGTGCTTATAAGCCAATTGATCAAGTGATGGCTAATCAGTCAGATCTAGTTGAGGTAGTGGCAACTCTGAAGCAGGTTGTTTGTGTTAAGGGTTGA
- a CDS encoding 2-isopropylmalate synthase, which translates to MNQQPQSERIIIFDTTLRDGEQSPGATLNVDEKLIIAHQLARLRVDVIEAGFPYASPGDFEAVQKISEAVGIESGPTICGLARASRDDIKAAANALKPAANARIHTFIATSDIHLEYKLKKTRKEVLEIAPEMVAYAKSFVDDVEFSPEDAGRSDPEYLYEVLERVIDAGATTVNIPDTVGYTTPSEFGGLIRGIKENVPNIDRAIISVHGHNDLGLAVANFLEAVKNGARQLECTINGIGERAGNAALEELVMALHVRRQYFNPFFGRPPESKEPLSIIDTRQIYKTSRLVSSLTGMLVQPNKAIVGSNAFAHESGIHQDGVLKHKLTYEIMDAESIGLKENQIILGKLSGRNAFRSRLKELGYELSDNDLNKAFVRFKEVADKKKEITDWDLEAIVNDEVYQAPEVFHLELVQVSCGDRANPTATITLRTPTGDELSDAAIGTGPVDAVYKAINRVVNVPNELIEFSVQSVTAGIDALGEVTIRLRHNERVYSGYAASTDIIVASAQAYVNALNRLYSAMQNGKLSNDPELSIGSRAGV; encoded by the coding sequence ATGAACCAGCAACCTCAATCAGAGCGCATTATCATTTTTGACACTACCCTCCGGGATGGGGAGCAATCTCCTGGAGCAACCCTCAATGTGGATGAGAAGCTGATTATTGCTCACCAACTGGCACGATTGAGAGTAGATGTGATTGAAGCTGGCTTTCCCTACGCTAGTCCTGGGGATTTTGAGGCGGTGCAAAAAATTTCTGAAGCTGTGGGCATAGAATCTGGACCAACTATTTGTGGTCTAGCACGGGCAAGTCGTGATGATATCAAAGCGGCGGCGAATGCCCTCAAACCGGCAGCTAATGCCCGTATTCACACTTTCATTGCTACTTCGGATATTCATCTGGAGTACAAACTGAAGAAGACTAGAAAGGAAGTGTTAGAGATTGCTCCAGAAATGGTGGCTTATGCGAAGTCTTTTGTGGATGATGTGGAATTTTCCCCGGAGGATGCAGGGCGCAGCGATCCCGAGTATCTCTACGAAGTCCTGGAACGGGTAATCGATGCGGGGGCTACTACGGTTAATATTCCTGATACTGTAGGTTACACTACCCCAAGCGAATTTGGTGGCTTGATTCGTGGGATTAAGGAAAATGTTCCCAATATTGACCGGGCAATTATTTCTGTCCATGGTCATAATGATTTAGGTCTGGCAGTGGCTAATTTCCTGGAAGCAGTGAAAAATGGAGCCAGGCAATTGGAATGCACGATTAATGGTATTGGAGAACGGGCTGGTAATGCGGCTTTGGAAGAGTTGGTAATGGCATTACATGTCCGCCGTCAGTATTTTAATCCTTTCTTCGGACGCCCCCCAGAGTCGAAGGAACCCCTAAGCATTATTGATACTCGTCAGATTTACAAGACATCCCGTCTGGTTTCGAGTCTTACGGGGATGTTAGTGCAGCCGAATAAGGCGATCGTGGGTTCCAATGCTTTTGCTCATGAGTCTGGTATTCACCAGGATGGGGTCCTTAAGCACAAGCTGACCTATGAAATTATGGATGCGGAGTCGATTGGGTTAAAGGAAAATCAGATTATACTGGGTAAACTATCCGGTCGCAATGCTTTCCGTTCTCGCCTCAAGGAGTTGGGCTATGAGTTGTCGGATAATGACCTGAATAAGGCGTTTGTTCGCTTCAAAGAGGTGGCGGATAAGAAGAAGGAGATTACGGATTGGGATTTAGAAGCTATTGTTAATGATGAAGTTTATCAGGCACCGGAAGTGTTTCACTTAGAGTTGGTGCAGGTGTCCTGTGGGGATCGTGCTAATCCTACGGCTACGATTACGCTGCGAACACCTACGGGTGACGAACTTAGTGATGCTGCTATTGGTACTGGTCCGGTGGATGCGGTGTACAAGGCCATTAATCGGGTGGTGAATGTGCCTAATGAACTGATTGAGTTTTCGGTGCAATCGGTAACGGCAGGAATTGATGCTCTTGGGGAAGTGACTATTCGTTTGCGGCACAATGAACGGGTCTATTCGGGTTATGCTGCCAGTACGGATATTATTGTGGCTTCAGCACAGGCGTATGTGAATGCCCTGAACCGACTGTATTCAGCTATGCAGAACGGGAAGTTGAGTAATGATCCTGAGTTATCGATAGGTTCTCGAGCAGGGGTCTGA
- a CDS encoding mechanosensitive ion channel domain-containing protein: MENLQGTFNNTINLIKERIFDTDFKLANIPVSTILIVVLILILTQILRGLFTSIIIDKIERLTSRTKTTLDYELIRILKQPLGWLIWLAGLWLVHLVVGTHLTPAQNEKIPEILFVTALFIATYILYRAAPLLGELLAGLAANTETELDDLFVPYFPRLFQIAAVLIATIKASEILLGASAGALIGLLGGAGVALGLLFKDIIYDWCCTVIIYADGLYKPGEFVVVDGVSGFVEILSIGLRSTTLRICSWGSIKKVPNSKMIAGVVENWSRKTGKTLEWGINFNLKIDGISAEQTLRICQAIKETITTIDGLHKQKMVVLFSHIEENARVIMIRVFVIEPDLYVDALQDLNIAILEILEKEEIDHLHIELEKQLEDYKQMKANLVSEVISKS, translated from the coding sequence ATGGAAAACCTTCAGGGTACATTCAACAATACAATCAACCTAATCAAAGAAAGGATCTTTGATACCGACTTCAAACTCGCCAACATTCCTGTTTCCACGATACTTATTGTGGTGCTCATCCTCATCCTCACCCAGATATTGCGAGGCTTGTTCACTTCAATAATCATTGACAAAATCGAGCGTCTGACTAGCCGTACCAAAACCACCCTAGACTATGAGTTAATTAGGATTCTTAAGCAACCATTAGGCTGGCTAATTTGGCTGGCTGGACTATGGCTAGTACATCTAGTTGTGGGCACCCATCTTACTCCTGCACAGAATGAGAAAATCCCCGAGATTCTGTTTGTGACTGCTCTGTTCATTGCCACCTATATTCTTTACCGTGCTGCTCCACTACTGGGAGAGCTGCTAGCGGGATTGGCGGCCAACACTGAAACTGAACTCGACGATTTGTTCGTGCCCTACTTCCCAAGGCTTTTTCAGATCGCAGCAGTGCTGATTGCTACCATTAAAGCCAGTGAGATTCTGTTGGGGGCATCTGCTGGTGCACTGATCGGTCTACTCGGTGGCGCAGGTGTCGCCTTAGGTTTGTTATTCAAAGACATTATCTATGACTGGTGTTGTACGGTGATTATCTACGCTGATGGTCTCTATAAACCCGGTGAATTTGTAGTCGTGGACGGAGTAAGTGGTTTTGTTGAAATACTCAGTATTGGTCTGAGAAGTACAACACTTCGTATTTGTAGTTGGGGTTCTATCAAAAAAGTTCCCAATTCTAAAATGATTGCTGGAGTTGTAGAAAATTGGTCACGGAAGACTGGCAAAACCTTGGAGTGGGGCATAAATTTCAATCTGAAAATTGATGGGATTTCAGCGGAGCAAACTCTCCGAATTTGTCAGGCTATTAAAGAAACAATTACCACTATCGATGGCTTGCACAAGCAGAAAATGGTAGTGTTATTTTCCCACATTGAAGAGAATGCTCGTGTGATTATGATTAGGGTATTTGTGATTGAGCCCGACCTCTACGTTGATGCCCTGCAAGACTTGAACATAGCCATCTTAGAAATCCTGGAAAAAGAGGAGATTGATCACCTGCATATTGAGCTAGAAAAGCAACTTGAAGACTACAAACAGATGAAGGCAAATTTAGTTAGTGAGGTGATATCTAAATCCTAG
- a CDS encoding mechanosensitive ion channel family protein, with amino-acid sequence MVETMENLQGTFNTTINIITERIFDTDFQLANIPVSTIVIVVLILLLTQILRGLFTSIIIHRIELITSRTETTLDDQFIRILKQPLGWLIWLAGLWLVYLILASHLSPEQNQKIPEILFVSALFIATYIIYRAAPLLGELLAGLAAKTETELDDLIVPYFPRLFQIAAILIAASKASEILLGASAGALIGLLGGAGVALGLLLKDIIYDWFCTVVIYADGLYRPGDWVELDGINGFVEILSIGLRSTKVRLITVGGTKKVPNSKMIGGVVVNYWSQNPGDTLELGAINLTLKIDGISAVQTTQLCQAIKAKIPSIDGLHKQKMFVLLSSIEENARVIIVRVFVIDRKLYFAAMNDLNIAILEILQKEEIDHLHVYLRKELQDYKQLKENLVSEVKGNLVSEVAYKS; translated from the coding sequence TTGGTCGAAACGATGGAAAACCTTCAGGGTACATTCAACACTACAATCAACATAATCACAGAACGCATCTTTGATACCGACTTCCAGCTCGCCAACATTCCTGTTTCCACGATAGTTATTGTGGTGCTCATCCTCCTCCTTACCCAGATATTGCGAGGCTTGTTCACTTCAATAATCATTCACAGAATCGAGCTGATAACTAGCCGTACAGAAACTACCCTAGACGATCAGTTCATTAGGATTCTTAAGCAACCATTAGGCTGGCTAATTTGGCTGGCTGGACTATGGCTAGTCTATCTAATTCTGGCAAGCCATCTTAGTCCTGAACAGAATCAGAAAATCCCCGAGATTCTGTTTGTGAGCGCTCTGTTCATTGCCACGTATATTATTTACCGTGCTGCTCCACTATTGGGAGAGCTTCTAGCCGGATTGGCGGCAAAAACTGAAACTGAACTCGACGATTTGATAGTCCCCTACTTTCCAAGGCTTTTTCAGATCGCAGCAATCCTGATTGCTGCCAGTAAAGCCAGTGAGATTTTGTTGGGGGCATCTGCTGGTGCATTGATCGGTCTACTCGGTGGCGCAGGTGTCGCCTTAGGTTTGTTATTAAAAGACATTATCTATGACTGGTTTTGTACAGTGGTAATCTATGCTGATGGTCTCTATAGACCCGGTGACTGGGTAGAATTGGACGGAATAAATGGTTTTGTTGAGATACTCAGTATTGGTCTGAGAAGTACAAAGGTTCGTCTTATTACTGTTGGTGGTACCAAAAAAGTTCCCAATTCTAAAATGATTGGTGGAGTTGTGGTCAATTATTGGTCACAGAATCCTGGCGATACGTTGGAGTTGGGAGCCATAAATTTAACTCTGAAAATAGATGGAATTTCAGCGGTACAAACTACCCAACTTTGTCAGGCTATTAAAGCAAAAATTCCGTCTATTGATGGATTGCACAAGCAGAAAATGTTCGTTTTATTATCCAGCATTGAAGAGAATGCTCGTGTGATTATAGTTAGGGTATTTGTGATTGATAGAAAACTCTATTTTGCTGCCATGAATGACTTGAACATAGCCATATTAGAAATCCTCCAGAAAGAGGAGATTGATCACCTGCATGTTTATCTTAGAAAGGAACTCCAAGACTACAAACAGCTGAAGGAAAATTTAGTTAGTGAGGTGAAGGGAAATTTAGTTAGTGAAGTGGCATATAAATCCTAG
- a CDS encoding 2OG-Fe(II) oxygenase family protein encodes MQKWLWNLNSVKMIPDIQYTVTNDIQKVIEEACHELGAFYVTHDRFDSGFVDQLFVELRAFFHLSQGAKMASKADFDNYYMGFRPIGSEKSILGGDYEQCEQYKLGFVKRLNGTSYSNISERLSNDVFQNKTTRMFWENVRKFSDSLQGYFASILGFNADYFDQFMDNPLHNLGLNYYPSNPEPKDRLFPHVDFSMFSIIIQESPGLLIKPRSGDWIEAPVMKGKLLVIIGEYLKRWSNGYLWAPPHRVKGNSSKERYAVVYKQRPSFNTVISIPGKPDVHVGNLYEKKLQSIVGNFPQATEHKTANLG; translated from the coding sequence TTGCAGAAGTGGTTATGGAATCTAAATTCAGTCAAAATGATACCTGATATACAGTACACTGTCACCAATGATATTCAAAAAGTAATTGAAGAAGCGTGCCATGAACTCGGTGCTTTCTATGTCACCCATGATCGGTTTGACAGTGGTTTTGTTGATCAACTCTTTGTCGAGTTAAGGGCATTCTTCCATCTGTCTCAAGGGGCGAAGATGGCATCTAAGGCTGACTTCGACAACTACTACATGGGGTTCCGACCGATTGGCAGCGAGAAAAGTATACTTGGCGGAGACTATGAGCAATGTGAGCAATACAAGCTCGGGTTCGTGAAACGGCTGAACGGTACGAGCTACTCAAATATCTCGGAGCGTCTTTCGAATGATGTCTTTCAAAACAAGACTACTCGGATGTTCTGGGAGAACGTCCGGAAATTCTCCGATTCCCTGCAAGGCTATTTTGCCAGCATTCTTGGTTTCAATGCTGACTATTTTGACCAGTTTATGGACAACCCCCTGCATAACCTTGGTCTGAACTATTATCCTAGTAACCCTGAACCGAAGGACAGACTATTTCCTCATGTAGATTTCAGTATGTTTTCGATTATCATCCAAGAGTCACCGGGGCTCCTCATCAAACCTCGAAGCGGCGACTGGATTGAGGCACCGGTTATGAAAGGTAAGCTCCTAGTCATAATTGGCGAGTACCTAAAACGATGGTCAAACGGGTACCTCTGGGCACCTCCACACAGAGTCAAAGGAAATAGCAGTAAGGAACGATACGCAGTTGTATACAAGCAGCGGCCAAGCTTCAATACCGTTATATCGATTCCGGGAAAACCGGATGTTCATGTCGGAAATTTGTACGAAAAAAAGTTGCAGTCGATCGTTGGAAATTTTCCACAAGCTACGGAGCACAAAACAGCCAATCTGGGTTAG
- a CDS encoding TVP38/TMEM64 family protein, with amino-acid sequence MKVSSSTSQNLPHSKIQLGLRLGIGAIVLVTAALILLFTPVGSWLKLENLRWLQESMGIFGPLGYILIYIVATVLAVPDAILTFSAGALFGLMLGTLWTVIGATLGATAAFMIARFVAGDWVKDKFQDSRFDQLSEGIEKNGFWFVLSIRLAPIFPFNVVNYLFGLTPIPLPTYVIATAVGIIPATFAYAWLGRSGLEAISGSPPWQLIAALVVLAVLSTTPLLWKQSKLRQ; translated from the coding sequence ATGAAAGTTTCATCCTCGACATCTCAAAATCTGCCCCATTCCAAGATACAGCTAGGACTCAGGTTAGGGATTGGGGCAATAGTTCTAGTGACAGCTGCCTTAATTTTGCTATTTACGCCGGTTGGGTCTTGGCTGAAGCTGGAAAATTTGAGATGGCTTCAGGAAAGCATGGGTATTTTTGGACCACTGGGGTACATTTTGATTTATATTGTTGCCACAGTACTAGCTGTTCCTGATGCGATTTTAACCTTTTCGGCTGGTGCTCTGTTTGGACTAATGCTGGGTACTTTGTGGACTGTGATTGGTGCTACTTTGGGAGCAACGGCTGCGTTTATGATTGCTCGCTTTGTTGCTGGTGATTGGGTTAAGGATAAGTTTCAGGACTCTCGTTTTGATCAACTCAGTGAGGGCATTGAGAAAAATGGTTTTTGGTTTGTGCTCTCAATTCGCCTCGCACCAATTTTTCCATTCAATGTGGTGAACTATTTGTTCGGCTTAACACCAATTCCTCTACCCACCTATGTGATAGCCACCGCAGTGGGAATTATCCCGGCTACCTTTGCCTATGCTTGGTTAGGTCGCAGTGGTCTGGAAGCTATCAGCGGTAGTCCCCCCTGGCAACTGATCGCAGCACTAGTTGTATTAGCGGTGCTATCTACCACCCCCCTACTTTGGAAACAATCAAAACTTAGGCAATAA
- a CDS encoding sulfurtransferase: MTEHPFIVSAQYLSEHLDDPDIVIVDCRFALSDPDLGYEQYKVSHIPGAHYLDLNKDLSRPVERHGGRHPLPEPGKLAQKLAGIGVNFRKTLVIAYDDSRSAFAARLWWLLRYLGHDQVGLLDGGWTGWHSQGYPVTDQEPTTKPGIFVEQLRSDWVVDINTVKVRKDLPEVALVDSRESDRYLGKREPIDPVAGHIPGALNYPWHGVTDSNGYLQPLASQQERWTELENKQEILVYCGSGVTACVNLFSLALAGIKTGKLYAGSWSDWCSYL; the protein is encoded by the coding sequence ATGACGGAACACCCTTTTATAGTTTCTGCTCAGTATCTGAGTGAGCATCTTGATGATCCCGACATCGTAATTGTGGATTGCCGTTTTGCTCTATCTGATCCAGACCTGGGGTATGAGCAGTATAAAGTTAGCCATATCCCGGGCGCTCACTATCTCGATTTGAATAAGGACCTTTCCCGACCCGTAGAGCGTCATGGCGGTCGTCATCCTTTGCCTGAACCTGGGAAGTTAGCCCAGAAATTAGCAGGGATTGGTGTTAATTTCCGAAAAACCCTAGTGATTGCCTATGATGATTCCCGTTCTGCTTTTGCAGCCCGCTTGTGGTGGCTGCTGCGCTACTTGGGACACGACCAAGTGGGGTTGCTGGATGGGGGTTGGACGGGATGGCATTCCCAAGGGTATCCAGTAACTGATCAAGAGCCTACCACAAAACCAGGAATCTTTGTAGAGCAGTTGCGCTCTGATTGGGTGGTGGATATTAATACTGTGAAAGTACGTAAAGATTTGCCAGAGGTGGCGTTGGTAGACTCTAGGGAAAGCGATCGCTATTTAGGTAAACGAGAACCGATTGACCCTGTTGCCGGTCACATTCCCGGTGCACTCAACTACCCTTGGCATGGTGTGACGGACAGCAATGGTTATTTGCAACCATTAGCATCGCAACAAGAGCGCTGGACTGAGCTGGAGAACAAACAAGAAATTCTAGTTTATTGTGGTTCTGGTGTAACCGCTTGTGTGAATCTCTTCTCCCTAGCATTGGCAGGAATTAAAACTGGCAAGCTCTATGCTGGGAGTTGGAGTGACTGGTGCTCTTATCTATAA
- a CDS encoding TVP38/TMEM64 family protein translates to MRLNRLLKRRSLWLAIALFILVLLCYSTPVRALFNQRFLVQQLQELGHWAICLFILVYAVATVLGIPGTVLTIAGGTVFGLVWGTFWSVIGATLGALGAFWVARYLLRDWVEYKFRHHKALVSFNQAVMQTPLMFVLAVRFAPISPFNVVNFLFGLTPIGSVEYTLGTFFGIIPGTLAYTWLGVTGGEALQGGDRLPFFLALSFLGILSALPLLAKRK, encoded by the coding sequence ATGAGATTGAACAGATTGCTGAAAAGACGAAGCCTTTGGTTAGCGATCGCGCTATTTATTTTGGTTCTATTGTGTTACTCGACTCCTGTAAGAGCCTTATTTAACCAGAGGTTCCTAGTGCAACAGTTGCAAGAATTAGGCCATTGGGCAATCTGTTTATTTATCCTGGTTTATGCTGTGGCAACCGTTTTAGGAATTCCTGGCACAGTACTGACTATCGCTGGTGGTACAGTGTTTGGTTTAGTTTGGGGTACCTTCTGGTCTGTTATCGGAGCCACCTTAGGCGCATTGGGAGCATTTTGGGTAGCGCGTTACCTATTGCGAGATTGGGTTGAATACAAGTTCAGGCATCATAAAGCATTGGTCAGCTTCAATCAAGCAGTGATGCAGACACCCCTGATGTTTGTCTTAGCAGTACGCTTTGCCCCCATTTCTCCCTTTAATGTAGTGAATTTCTTGTTTGGTCTAACCCCGATTGGCTCGGTAGAGTATACCCTTGGCACTTTCTTTGGGATTATTCCTGGTACCCTCGCTTATACTTGGCTGGGAGTAACTGGGGGGGAAGCTTTGCAAGGAGGCGATCGCTTACCATTTTTCCTAGCACTCAGTTTCCTAGGTATACTGTCTGCCTTGCCACTGTTGGCAAAGCGAAAGTAA
- a CDS encoding NYN domain-containing protein — MHCPLKRMSIFVDGNNMFYAQQKNGWFFDPRRVLDYFKNEPGITLVNAFWYTGLKDPQDQRGFRDALISLGYTVRTKILKEYYDDNSGRYSQKANLDIEIVVDMFNTVEQYDRVILFSGDGDFERAIELLRSKNTHITVVSTEGMIARELRNATDRYIDLNDVRDQIEKIDS; from the coding sequence ATGCATTGTCCACTTAAACGTATGTCTATTTTTGTAGACGGCAATAATATGTTTTACGCCCAACAAAAGAATGGGTGGTTTTTTGATCCTAGGCGAGTTTTGGACTATTTTAAAAATGAGCCTGGTATTACTCTAGTTAATGCATTTTGGTACACCGGACTCAAAGATCCCCAAGACCAGCGGGGGTTTCGAGATGCTTTAATTAGTCTAGGATACACGGTTCGTACTAAAATTTTAAAGGAATATTATGATGATAACTCGGGTCGCTATTCACAAAAGGCTAATTTAGACATAGAAATTGTTGTCGATATGTTTAATACTGTGGAACAGTATGACCGAGTAATCTTGTTTAGTGGAGATGGGGATTTTGAAAGAGCCATTGAATTACTGCGTTCTAAAAATACCCATATTACGGTGGTTTCCACAGAAGGGATGATTGCTAGGGAACTGCGTAATGCCACTGACCGTTATATTGATTTAAATGATGTCCGTGATCAAATTGAAAAAATTGATTCATAG
- the petN gene encoding cytochrome b6-f complex subunit PetN — protein MDILTLGWVSVLVLFTWSISMVVWGRNGF, from the coding sequence ATGGATATTCTGACACTAGGCTGGGTTTCTGTACTGGTTTTGTTCACTTGGTCAATCTCAATGGTTGTCTGGGGTCGTAACGGGTTTTAA
- a CDS encoding mechanosensitive ion channel domain-containing protein, translating to MENLKSTFNNTINLIKERIFDTDFKIANIPVSAILIVVLILILTQILRGLFTAIIINRIERLTSGTETTLDDEFIRILRAPLGWLIWLAGLWVVHIVVGTHLTPEQNQKIPEILFVSALFIATYILYRAAPLLGELLGGLAANTETELDDLFVPYFPRLFQITAVMIAAIKASEILLGASAGALIGLLGGAGVALGLLFKDIIYDWCCTVIIYADGLYKPGEFVMVDGVNGFVEILSIGLRSTTLRICSWGSIKKVPNSKMIAGVVENWSRKTRETLEWGINFNLKVDGTSAKQTTRICQALKAKIPTIDGLHKQKMVVLFTHIEENARVIMIRVFVIEPDLYEAAQQELNIAILEILEKEEIDHLHIELEKQLQDYKQMKGNLVSEVISKS from the coding sequence ATGGAAAACCTTAAGAGTACATTCAACAATACAATCAACCTAATCAAAGAACGGATCTTTGATACCGACTTCAAAATCGCCAACATTCCTGTTTCTGCGATACTTATTGTGGTGCTCATCCTCATCCTCACCCAGATATTGCGAGGCTTGTTCACTGCCATAATCATTAACAGAATCGAGCGTCTAACTAGCGGTACAGAAACTACCCTAGACGATGAGTTCATTAGGATTCTTAGGGCACCATTAGGCTGGCTAATTTGGCTGGCTGGACTATGGGTAGTACATATAGTTGTGGGCACCCATCTTACTCCTGAACAGAATCAGAAAATCCCCGAAATTCTGTTTGTGAGCGCTCTGTTCATTGCCACCTATATTCTTTACCGTGCTGCTCCACTACTGGGGGAGCTTCTAGGGGGATTGGCGGCAAACACTGAAACTGAGCTAGACGATTTGTTCGTGCCCTACTTTCCAAGGCTTTTTCAGATCACAGCAGTGATGATTGCGGCCATTAAAGCCAGTGAGATTTTGTTGGGGGCATCTGCTGGTGCACTGATCGGTCTACTCGGTGGTGCAGGTGTCGCCTTAGGTTTGTTATTCAAAGACATTATCTATGACTGGTGTTGTACGGTGATTATCTACGCTGATGGTCTCTATAAACCCGGTGAATTTGTAATGGTGGACGGAGTCAATGGTTTTGTTGAGATACTCAGTATTGGTCTGAGAAGTACAACACTTCGTATTTGTAGTTGGGGTTCTATCAAAAAAGTTCCCAATTCTAAAATGATTGCTGGAGTTGTGGAAAATTGGTCACGGAAGACTCGGGAGACGTTGGAGTGGGGCATAAATTTCAATCTTAAAGTTGATGGAACTTCGGCGAAGCAAACTACCCGAATTTGTCAGGCTCTTAAAGCAAAAATTCCGACTATCGATGGCTTGCATAAGCAGAAAATGGTAGTGTTATTTACCCACATTGAAGAGAATGCTCGTGTGATTATGATTAGGGTATTTGTGATTGAGCCCGACCTCTACGAGGCTGCCCAGCAAGAGTTGAACATAGCCATATTAGAAATCCTGGAGAAAGAAGAGATTGATCACCTGCATATTGAGTTGGAAAAGCAACTTCAAGACTACAAACAGATGAAGGGAAATTTAGTTAGTGAGGTGATATCTAAATCCTAG